In a single window of the Veillonella sp. genome:
- a CDS encoding efflux RND transporter permease subunit — protein MSKFFINRPIFAIVIAIVITLVGLISMMSLPIARYPQISPPTVRVNTAYTGATAQVVNDTVASVIETQIVGVQDMDYMTSSSSSNGSYSLTVQFNQGTDADMDTVNTQNRVQAALAQLPAEVQAVGVTTTKSSGDMAMVFSLSSPNGTYDSTFLKNYGTNYMMDTIKAIKGVGSVQEFGSDYAMRIWLDPAKMQNLGVTISEVTTAIKGQNLQAAAGTVGQNPTNGEQAFQYPIKIEGRLVTPEQFGNIAIKSSNGKVLHLKDVARIQIGAKGYDFIAKSAHKEVAGFAISLQNDANALETIANVKKVLDEQSKSFPPDMQYNVVVDNTKFVSASINEVEHTFVEALLLVLIVVYVFLQSWRSTIIPMIAVPVSLLGTFGAFVLLNFSINTLTLFAMVLAIGLVVDDAIVVVEAVEYELKYNGLPPKEAAIKAMENVQGPVIGIAFVLVAVFVPVAFMGGMTGILYKQFALTIAVSVVISAIVALVLTPALCATMLKPHTPKEREDWVHRQLNKFNAALERFSNWYGIQLARLSHRLSLTVIALLIFAGGTGLVFHFLPTSFVPAEDSGYYMIAVNEPPGATSERTMATLEKIASFLEGKNDPEKPKDEQLFQEVFTVAGFDLLGNGQKSSAGVIFATMSDWKYRTTQATSINAMVGQTFGFAAKGVPEATVVALNPPSIPGLGATGGFSMYLINKAGDSPQVMAEHANEFLAEARKSPAIQSIYTTFETSTPSLQFDVNREKAAQDGVALADIFTTLQGFYGSIQVNDFTTYGKNYKVVVQAEDAYRQNAEQLNMLAVRNSKGLMVPVSNYITKEQTGTPSSITRFDNAMAVQIGGSQANGYSSGDAINALKEAAAKTLPAGYTYDWAGQSREELKAGSQTIMILGLGLVFVFLILAALYESWKVPFAVLFSVPSGMIGASLVPFLLNFTGRYSLANDIYMQIGLLTLVGLAAKNAILIIEYAKIRVDERGMNVVDAAIEAAKIRLRPILMTSFAFILGVLPLAVSSGAGSGARTSMGITVVAGMTTATLFGIFIIPMLFIIIETLGPGLFTNRKKNHD, from the coding sequence GTGTCGAAATTCTTTATTAATCGACCTATCTTTGCCATTGTAATAGCCATTGTTATTACCTTGGTAGGTCTCATTTCTATGATGAGCCTTCCGATAGCTCGATATCCACAAATTTCTCCACCTACAGTTCGTGTAAACACTGCTTATACAGGTGCAACGGCTCAAGTTGTTAATGATACGGTAGCCAGTGTTATTGAAACACAAATCGTAGGCGTACAAGATATGGACTACATGACATCTAGTAGTTCTAGTAACGGTAGCTACTCTTTGACAGTTCAGTTCAATCAAGGTACAGATGCTGATATGGATACGGTTAATACTCAAAACCGTGTTCAAGCAGCACTTGCTCAATTGCCTGCAGAGGTACAAGCAGTTGGTGTTACAACTACTAAATCTTCTGGTGATATGGCGATGGTATTCTCCTTAAGCTCACCTAATGGTACGTATGATTCTACATTCTTAAAGAACTATGGTACCAACTATATGATGGATACCATCAAAGCTATTAAGGGTGTAGGTTCTGTACAAGAGTTCGGTTCTGACTATGCTATGCGCATTTGGTTGGATCCTGCCAAAATGCAAAACCTTGGTGTTACTATTTCTGAAGTAACGACAGCTATTAAGGGGCAAAACTTACAAGCTGCAGCCGGTACGGTAGGTCAAAATCCTACTAATGGGGAACAAGCATTCCAATATCCTATCAAAATTGAAGGTCGTCTTGTGACACCTGAACAATTTGGTAACATTGCTATTAAAAGTTCCAATGGTAAGGTGTTGCATCTAAAGGATGTTGCACGCATTCAAATTGGCGCTAAAGGGTATGACTTTATTGCTAAGTCAGCTCATAAAGAGGTAGCAGGTTTTGCTATTTCCCTTCAAAATGATGCCAATGCATTAGAAACTATTGCTAATGTTAAGAAGGTATTGGATGAACAATCTAAATCCTTCCCACCAGATATGCAATATAACGTAGTTGTAGATAATACAAAATTCGTTAGTGCCTCTATCAATGAGGTAGAGCATACATTTGTAGAAGCATTGCTACTCGTTCTTATTGTAGTGTATGTGTTCTTGCAATCTTGGCGCTCTACAATTATTCCTATGATTGCTGTGCCAGTATCCTTGCTAGGTACATTTGGGGCGTTCGTATTATTAAATTTCTCTATTAATACATTGACACTCTTTGCGATGGTACTAGCTATCGGCCTCGTAGTTGACGATGCTATCGTAGTAGTAGAGGCTGTTGAATACGAATTAAAATATAATGGCTTACCTCCTAAAGAGGCGGCTATTAAAGCGATGGAAAATGTACAAGGACCTGTAATTGGTATCGCCTTTGTATTGGTAGCGGTATTCGTACCGGTTGCCTTCATGGGTGGTATGACAGGTATCCTTTACAAACAGTTTGCTTTAACAATCGCTGTATCTGTTGTTATTTCTGCGATTGTCGCTCTTGTTTTGACACCAGCTCTATGTGCTACGATGTTAAAACCTCACACACCAAAAGAACGTGAAGACTGGGTACATCGTCAGTTAAACAAATTTAATGCAGCTTTAGAGCGTTTTAGCAATTGGTATGGTATCCAATTGGCTCGTTTAAGCCATCGTTTGAGCTTAACTGTTATTGCATTATTAATCTTTGCTGGTGGTACAGGTTTAGTATTCCACTTCTTACCAACATCCTTTGTACCTGCAGAGGATAGTGGTTACTACATGATTGCTGTTAATGAGCCACCTGGTGCTACATCTGAACGTACTATGGCGACCCTTGAAAAAATTGCCTCTTTCTTAGAAGGTAAAAATGATCCTGAAAAGCCTAAAGATGAGCAATTATTCCAAGAGGTATTTACTGTAGCAGGCTTTGACCTTTTAGGGAATGGTCAAAAATCTAGTGCTGGTGTAATCTTTGCTACTATGTCTGACTGGAAGTATCGTACAACTCAAGCAACATCTATTAATGCAATGGTTGGTCAAACATTTGGCTTTGCTGCTAAAGGCGTACCAGAAGCAACTGTAGTTGCTTTGAATCCACCATCTATTCCAGGTTTAGGGGCTACAGGTGGTTTCAGCATGTACCTTATTAACAAAGCTGGTGACAGCCCACAAGTTATGGCGGAACATGCTAATGAATTCTTAGCAGAAGCACGTAAGAGTCCAGCAATTCAATCTATTTACACTACATTTGAAACATCTACACCATCCTTACAATTTGATGTGAATCGTGAAAAAGCGGCTCAAGATGGTGTGGCATTAGCTGATATCTTTACTACATTGCAAGGTTTCTATGGTAGTATTCAAGTCAATGACTTCACTACATATGGTAAAAACTATAAAGTAGTAGTTCAAGCTGAAGACGCTTACCGTCAAAATGCAGAACAGCTTAATATGCTAGCTGTTCGTAATAGCAAGGGCCTTATGGTTCCAGTATCTAACTATATTACGAAGGAACAAACTGGCACACCATCTAGTATTACTCGTTTTGATAATGCAATGGCTGTACAAATCGGTGGTTCTCAAGCGAATGGTTATTCCTCTGGTGATGCTATTAATGCATTGAAAGAGGCGGCAGCTAAAACTTTACCAGCCGGTTATACATATGACTGGGCCGGTCAATCTCGTGAAGAGTTGAAAGCTGGTTCTCAAACCATCATGATTCTTGGTTTAGGTCTAGTATTTGTATTCTTAATCTTGGCCGCCTTGTATGAATCTTGGAAGGTTCCATTTGCCGTATTGTTCTCTGTACCATCTGGTATGATTGGTGCTTCTTTAGTTCCATTCTTGTTGAACTTTACAGGTAGATATTCCTTAGCTAACGATATTTATATGCAGATTGGTCTTTTAACCTTAGTAGGTTTGGCTGCGAAAAATGCGATTTTGATCATTGAGTATGCTAAGATTCGTGTTGACGAACGTGGCATGAACGTTGTTGATGCTGCTATCGAAGCTGCAAAAATTCGTTTGCGTCCAATCTTGATGACATCCTTTGCATTTATCCTTGGTGTATTGCCATTGGCAGTATCTTCTGGTGCTGGTTCTGGTGCTCGTACATCCATGGGTATTACTGTAGTAGCAGGGATGACAACAGCAACATTGTTTGGTATCTTTATCATTCCAATGCTGTTCATCATCATTGAAACACTTGGACCTGGTTTGTTTACAAACCGCAAAAAAAATCACGACTAA
- a CDS encoding efflux RND transporter periplasmic adaptor subunit — protein MKFRYSRMLAALVVSAVMVAGCGSNQQQAGDVSVNAYKITASDAQVNQTYAGTVVAENSVAVHARVSGYVVEKFVKGGEQVVAGQPLYRIDSRQYEATLANAEAQAAQANANYKNAEVDLNRYETLAQQDAIAQQRVDTQRSTVEQAKAAYEAYEASVKIAQDNYGDTMVYAPYSGTLRMDDIDMGTFVQAGSTTLVTIDSIDPIFVEFSMTEQEYLDFMKNPTGDDSNGPNIQLKLADGDTYNQFGTIVQAAKSLDQSTGKLVLKASFPNPDHLLLPNMFATVISPGQKLKNAILVPSRAILQIMDKNFIFVVNADGVVEQKSVEVGGTSGSDTIIKAGLAPGDTIIVDGLTKVKNGAKVNAKLLSKEQLKATK, from the coding sequence ATGAAGTTCCGTTATTCCCGTATGTTAGCGGCTCTCGTTGTATCCGCTGTAATGGTTGCTGGTTGTGGCAGTAATCAACAGCAAGCAGGCGACGTGAGTGTCAATGCATACAAAATTACTGCAAGTGATGCACAGGTAAATCAAACCTATGCTGGTACAGTAGTTGCAGAAAACTCTGTAGCTGTACATGCTCGTGTATCTGGTTACGTAGTTGAAAAATTTGTTAAAGGCGGGGAGCAAGTTGTAGCTGGCCAGCCATTATATCGTATCGATTCTCGTCAATACGAAGCTACTCTTGCTAATGCAGAAGCACAAGCTGCTCAAGCTAATGCAAACTATAAAAATGCTGAAGTAGACCTTAATCGTTATGAAACATTAGCTCAACAAGATGCTATTGCGCAACAACGTGTAGATACACAACGCAGTACTGTAGAACAAGCTAAGGCCGCTTATGAAGCATACGAAGCATCCGTAAAAATTGCTCAAGATAACTATGGCGATACAATGGTATATGCACCATACTCTGGTACATTACGTATGGATGATATCGATATGGGTACATTTGTACAAGCAGGTTCTACAACATTAGTAACTATTGATTCTATCGATCCTATCTTTGTTGAATTTAGTATGACAGAGCAAGAATATCTTGACTTCATGAAAAATCCAACTGGCGATGATTCCAATGGTCCAAATATTCAATTAAAACTTGCTGATGGTGACACTTATAACCAATTTGGTACTATTGTTCAAGCCGCAAAAAGCCTCGACCAATCTACAGGTAAGCTTGTGTTGAAAGCGTCCTTCCCAAATCCTGATCATTTGTTGTTGCCAAATATGTTTGCTACAGTAATTTCTCCTGGTCAAAAACTTAAAAATGCTATTCTTGTTCCTAGTCGCGCTATTCTTCAAATTATGGATAAAAACTTTATCTTTGTTGTAAATGCTGATGGTGTAGTAGAACAAAAAAGTGTTGAAGTTGGCGGTACAAGTGGTAGTGATACAATTATTAAAGCCGGTTTAGCACCTGGAGATACAATCATCGTTGATGGTTTAACTAAGGTTAAAAACGGTGCGAAGGTTAATGCTAAATTGCTTTCAAAAGAACAATTAAAAGCTACAAAATAG
- the bioF gene encoding 8-amino-7-oxononanoate synthase — MYEFFKEQLDAKEQNHNLRTLKEYCPIDAVRVKRDDKEYLMMASNNYLGLTFDSRVIEGALKGAQQYGTGSGGSRLVSGTFPLFTDLENELAKFKNTEKALVFNTGYMANVGTISAIADKHTIIFSDALNHASIIDGCRLSRGAVKAYSHCDVDELKYLLKQVDRNARKLIVTDGVFSMDGDIAPLDKLYELSRDYNALLMVDDAHATGTIGNGHGTAAYFNLEKEIDIQLGTLSKSLGSVGGYIAANSTIIDYLVNTSRSFIFSTALSPADIGAALAALHILETDASVLGRLQENVNYMADKLTSMGIDATNETPIFPILIGSNEDTLAVSDYLYESGIIGTAIRPPTVPIGESRIRLTVTAAHNKEQIDYVCHTLHKAMKQLNL, encoded by the coding sequence ATGTACGAATTTTTTAAAGAGCAATTAGATGCTAAGGAACAGAATCATAATTTACGAACCTTAAAAGAATATTGTCCTATAGATGCAGTGCGAGTTAAACGAGATGATAAAGAATATTTAATGATGGCTTCAAATAATTATTTAGGCCTTACCTTTGACTCCCGTGTAATAGAAGGGGCTCTGAAAGGAGCTCAACAATATGGTACAGGGTCTGGTGGATCGCGCCTCGTATCTGGTACGTTTCCATTATTTACTGATCTTGAAAATGAATTAGCAAAATTTAAGAATACTGAAAAAGCCCTCGTATTTAATACAGGTTATATGGCCAATGTAGGAACTATTTCTGCTATAGCTGATAAACATACCATCATTTTTAGCGATGCTTTAAATCACGCTAGTATTATTGATGGGTGTAGATTGAGTAGAGGAGCAGTAAAGGCTTATAGCCATTGTGATGTAGACGAACTAAAGTATTTATTAAAGCAAGTAGATCGTAATGCAAGAAAGCTTATTGTCACAGATGGTGTATTTAGCATGGATGGGGATATTGCACCGCTTGATAAACTATATGAATTAAGCCGTGACTATAATGCATTGCTCATGGTAGATGATGCTCATGCAACAGGAACAATTGGTAATGGTCATGGTACGGCTGCTTATTTTAATTTAGAGAAAGAGATAGATATTCAACTCGGTACATTGAGTAAATCCTTAGGATCTGTTGGTGGTTATATAGCTGCAAATAGCACTATCATAGATTATCTCGTTAATACGAGTCGTAGCTTTATATTCTCCACCGCATTATCTCCTGCAGATATAGGAGCGGCCCTGGCTGCATTACATATTCTTGAGACAGATGCATCTGTTTTAGGGCGTTTACAAGAAAATGTAAACTATATGGCAGATAAATTAACTTCTATGGGAATTGATGCGACCAATGAAACGCCAATTTTCCCAATTCTAATCGGAAGTAATGAAGATACACTGGCAGTATCTGATTATCTATATGAGTCTGGAATTATTGGAACAGCTATTCGTCCACCTACTGTACCTATTGGTGAAAGTAGAATTCGATTGACCGTTACAGCAGCTCATAATAAAGAACAAATTGATTATGTATGTCATACATTGCATAAAGCGATGAAACAATTAAATTTATGA
- a CDS encoding 6-carboxyhexanoate--CoA ligase produces MNELYSVRMRAAQGGPHEKGGHHISGAERIVKLEEVGAIAQSLAERALHHSKGTADFINITVDLIPQEKISYIDCLRVEEHKTGSIPESHQLATELLQGTTITETAVRKAIGMLKNLDRSMRGAMLVDAISGERLDEGNRGVRVSHMDSFDSHALGDNEHMREALVLASKVQSAEGVVGELCWSDDPDYTVGYVACNGVYHRIPHMKELGSNIGGRVFFVRSDIDSESVIEYLESAPVLVQRR; encoded by the coding sequence ATGAATGAATTATATAGTGTACGCATGCGTGCAGCGCAAGGTGGTCCCCATGAAAAAGGGGGCCACCATATTTCTGGTGCAGAGCGTATCGTAAAATTAGAGGAAGTTGGAGCTATAGCACAATCCTTAGCTGAACGTGCACTGCATCACAGCAAAGGAACTGCTGATTTTATAAATATTACAGTAGATTTAATTCCACAGGAGAAGATTTCCTATATAGACTGTCTAAGGGTAGAGGAACATAAAACTGGTAGCATTCCTGAATCCCATCAATTGGCAACGGAACTTTTACAAGGTACCACTATTACTGAAACTGCTGTTAGAAAAGCTATCGGTATGTTAAAAAATTTAGATAGATCCATGCGCGGCGCTATGTTAGTGGATGCTATTTCGGGTGAACGCTTAGATGAAGGCAATCGCGGTGTACGTGTGAGTCATATGGACTCCTTTGACTCTCATGCATTAGGTGACAATGAACATATGAGGGAGGCTTTAGTATTGGCCTCTAAGGTTCAATCCGCAGAGGGTGTTGTTGGTGAATTATGTTGGTCTGATGATCCAGATTATACAGTAGGCTATGTGGCTTGTAATGGTGTATATCATCGAATTCCTCATATGAAAGAATTAGGGTCTAATATAGGGGGACGGGTTTTCTTTGTACGGTCTGATATAGATAGTGAAAGTGTAATCGAGTATTTGGAGAGTGCTCCTGTACTTGTTCAACGGAGATAA
- the smpB gene encoding SsrA-binding protein SmpB: MAKQSSPSLIADNRKARHDFNIHETYEAGIALTGTEIKSIRQGKLNLKDSFCRIDKGELLLYGVHISPYEQGNRFNHEPERTRKLLMHKSEINKLHAQVKEKGFSLVPLNFHFSHGYVKVTVGLVTGKKLYDKRQDMAERDAKRDIAKRLKEQQKY, translated from the coding sequence ATGGCAAAACAATCTAGTCCATCTCTTATTGCTGATAATCGTAAGGCCCGTCATGATTTTAATATTCATGAAACTTATGAAGCAGGCATTGCTTTGACAGGTACTGAAATTAAATCCATACGCCAAGGTAAACTGAACTTAAAGGATAGCTTTTGTCGTATTGATAAAGGCGAGCTTTTGTTGTATGGCGTTCATATCAGCCCATACGAACAGGGAAATCGTTTTAATCATGAACCTGAACGAACTCGCAAATTGTTGATGCATAAATCTGAAATCAATAAACTGCATGCTCAGGTTAAGGAGAAAGGATTCTCTTTAGTGCCGCTCAATTTCCATTTCAGTCATGGTTATGTAAAGGTAACCGTTGGTCTTGTAACTGGTAAAAAGCTGTATGATAAGCGTCAAGATATGGCAGAACGCGATGCTAAGCGAGATATTGCTAAGAGACTTAAAGAACAACAAAAATATTAA
- the rnr gene encoding ribonuclease R produces MKKKVLDFYKSIQPHAYHIEDAAMDNHIRGGKDLEMFIRSAKMLAREGVLTSSRPDVYQYAEQQHEEYEGIYKGYRKSYGFVIMPDDEDIYVAEQNKGTAMHNDKVRVRVVPSNYTKHKREGVIVDVIERANKTIVGTYDRQQHFGFVIPDDERIGTDIFVDLKYTLDARSGAKVLVKITKWPEGDKKPEGIITEILGYKGDVGLDINCIMANHKIPFNFPDDVIKASKKIDTVIHEDPDRWDLRDVQMVTIDGEDAKDLDDAVSGRKLPNGNYELGVHIADVSHYVTSGQPIDNEAYKRGTSVYLVDRVVPMLPEVLSNGICSLNAHEDRYAMTCMMEIDHTGKVVHYRIRPSIIHVGRRCSYKEVYKALEENIIPDDLQDFMPMLRDLAEISKILNAMRRRRGALDFDFPEYKVLLDHDGTPLRIVKRDRTMAERLIEECMLIANETVATHLEHTHRTSVYRIHENPSEEKLDLFQKVLNYLGQNLVLSTDGVTPRDFQKILDVVKGQDIEQVAQIMTLRSMQQAKYSTNNVGHFGLASTCYTHFTSPIRRYPDLMVHRLLKADMHWKNDYSKRDVDEAFLVGAVEHSSLQEQVATEAERDTVDLKKTQYMVPFVGEVFEGTISSITSFGMFVELENGIDGLVHMSMMNDDYYFFDEEHFVLVGKRTGKTYHLGEKVTVTLVKADVEKKQIDFVLGEVNNLMAIQEQLRNGSDYATSRDSFGSRKDRKSSGKSSKKSSRRDSNKSGHSRYDAFSKKSSKGKSSRKKSTKTTKRSQSKKSKSKRKR; encoded by the coding sequence TTGAAGAAGAAAGTATTAGACTTTTATAAATCTATACAACCACATGCATATCATATTGAAGATGCTGCTATGGATAATCACATTCGAGGTGGTAAGGATCTTGAGATGTTTATTCGTTCAGCCAAAATGCTTGCTCGAGAAGGGGTGCTAACATCTTCTCGACCTGATGTATATCAATATGCAGAACAACAACATGAAGAATATGAAGGTATTTATAAGGGCTATCGTAAGTCGTATGGCTTTGTGATCATGCCTGATGATGAAGATATATATGTAGCAGAACAAAATAAAGGGACTGCTATGCACAATGATAAGGTTCGAGTTCGCGTCGTACCTTCTAACTATACAAAGCATAAACGAGAAGGCGTCATCGTTGATGTTATTGAACGAGCTAATAAAACGATTGTAGGTACCTATGACCGACAACAACATTTTGGCTTTGTTATCCCTGATGATGAGCGTATAGGGACCGATATCTTTGTAGATTTAAAATATACATTAGATGCACGTAGTGGCGCAAAGGTACTAGTCAAAATTACAAAATGGCCGGAAGGTGATAAAAAGCCAGAAGGTATTATTACTGAAATTCTTGGCTATAAAGGTGATGTAGGCCTCGATATTAACTGCATCATGGCGAATCATAAGATTCCATTTAATTTCCCAGACGATGTCATTAAAGCTAGCAAAAAAATTGATACTGTGATTCATGAGGATCCTGATCGTTGGGACCTTCGTGATGTACAAATGGTTACTATCGATGGGGAAGACGCAAAGGATTTAGATGATGCTGTGAGTGGTCGTAAATTGCCAAATGGTAATTATGAATTAGGTGTACATATTGCAGATGTTAGTCATTATGTAACATCTGGGCAACCTATTGATAATGAGGCTTACAAACGTGGTACATCTGTATATTTAGTTGATAGAGTAGTACCGATGTTACCAGAGGTTTTATCCAATGGCATTTGTAGTTTAAATGCTCATGAAGACCGTTATGCCATGACGTGTATGATGGAAATTGATCATACTGGTAAGGTTGTACATTATCGTATTCGACCATCTATTATCCATGTAGGCCGTCGTTGTAGCTATAAAGAAGTGTATAAGGCGTTGGAAGAAAATATTATTCCTGACGATTTACAAGACTTTATGCCTATGCTTCGCGATTTAGCAGAAATCTCTAAAATTCTTAATGCAATGCGTCGTCGTAGAGGTGCATTGGACTTTGATTTTCCTGAGTACAAGGTATTACTTGATCATGATGGTACACCGTTGCGCATCGTAAAACGAGATCGCACCATGGCAGAACGACTTATCGAAGAATGTATGCTCATTGCCAATGAAACAGTGGCTACACATTTAGAGCATACACACCGTACATCGGTATATCGTATTCATGAGAATCCTAGTGAGGAAAAACTAGATTTATTCCAAAAGGTGCTTAATTATTTAGGTCAAAACCTAGTTCTAAGTACTGATGGTGTGACACCACGAGATTTCCAAAAAATCTTAGATGTAGTAAAAGGGCAAGATATTGAGCAAGTAGCTCAAATTATGACCTTGCGTTCCATGCAGCAAGCTAAATATAGTACCAACAATGTGGGTCATTTTGGCTTGGCATCTACATGTTATACGCATTTCACATCTCCTATTAGACGATATCCTGACTTAATGGTTCACCGCCTTTTAAAAGCGGATATGCATTGGAAAAATGACTATTCTAAACGCGATGTAGATGAAGCCTTCTTGGTGGGGGCTGTAGAACATTCTTCTTTACAAGAACAAGTTGCTACAGAGGCCGAACGAGATACGGTAGATCTTAAAAAGACGCAATATATGGTTCCATTTGTGGGAGAAGTCTTTGAAGGAACTATTTCTAGCATTACATCCTTTGGGATGTTTGTAGAGCTAGAAAATGGTATCGATGGTCTTGTGCATATGAGCATGATGAACGATGATTACTATTTCTTCGATGAAGAACATTTTGTGCTTGTAGGCAAGAGAACAGGTAAAACCTATCATTTAGGTGAAAAGGTAACTGTTACATTAGTAAAAGCCGATGTAGAAAAGAAACAAATCGACTTTGTACTAGGTGAAGTCAATAATCTAATGGCTATACAAGAACAATTGCGCAATGGTTCTGACTATGCAACTAGTCGCGATAGCTTTGGTAGTCGTAAAGATCGTAAATCTTCAGGCAAATCCAGTAAAAAATCTTCACGACGTGATAGTAATAAATCTGGTCATTCTAGATACGATGCTTTCAGTAAAAAATCTAGTAAAGGTAAATCAAGTCGTAAGAAGTCTACTAAAACGACTAAGCGTAGTCAATCTAAGAAATCTAAAAGTAAACGTAAACGATAG
- the secG gene encoding preprotein translocase subunit SecG, translating to MTNFLMIVEVIVSILLIVVVVAQNSKNAGMGGAVSGAADSSFGGKQRGLDAFLSKCTIILGIIFAVLSLVLGAMINQF from the coding sequence GTGACAAATTTCTTAATGATTGTAGAAGTTATTGTATCTATCTTATTAATCGTAGTAGTTGTTGCACAGAATAGCAAAAACGCAGGCATGGGTGGTGCTGTTTCTGGTGCGGCAGACTCTTCTTTTGGTGGTAAGCAACGCGGTTTAGACGCTTTCTTATCTAAATGTACGATTATATTGGGGATTATCTTTGCTGTGTTGAGCTTAGTGTTAGGGGCAATGATTAATCAATTCTAA
- the sigH gene encoding RNA polymerase sporulation sigma factor SigH, which produces MNSIHTRKSDYNFKEMTDEQVVVIAQEEQNEFAIDYIVNKYKNFVRAKARSYFLVGADREDIIQEGMIGLYKATRDFKHDKLASFRAFAELCITRQIITAIKSATRQKHAPLNSYVSLNKPVYTEESERTLIEMLSSAKVTNPEDLIISQEELDDIERNIGHILSELEWEVLEGYLDGRSYQEMAEVTDRSVKSIDNALQRVKRKLEKYLEHRVLDSPRATQEG; this is translated from the coding sequence ATGAACAGCATTCATACACGCAAGTCCGATTACAATTTCAAAGAAATGACTGATGAGCAAGTTGTGGTCATAGCTCAAGAAGAGCAAAATGAGTTTGCAATCGATTATATTGTTAATAAATATAAAAACTTTGTTCGTGCAAAGGCACGCTCTTACTTTTTAGTAGGCGCTGATCGTGAGGATATCATTCAAGAAGGAATGATTGGCCTCTATAAGGCTACGCGAGATTTTAAACATGATAAGCTAGCGTCCTTTAGAGCTTTTGCAGAGCTTTGTATAACTAGACAAATTATTACGGCTATTAAGTCGGCAACAAGACAAAAACATGCGCCTTTAAATTCCTATGTATCGTTAAATAAACCGGTATATACAGAGGAATCAGAGCGTACGTTGATCGAGATGCTATCCTCAGCAAAGGTTACCAATCCTGAGGATCTTATTATCAGCCAAGAGGAATTGGATGATATTGAGCGTAATATTGGTCATATTTTAAGTGAACTCGAGTGGGAGGTCTTGGAAGGATATCTAGACGGACGTTCTTACCAAGAAATGGCTGAGGTCACAGATCGCAGTGTCAAATCTATAGACAATGCGTTACAAAGGGTTAAACGTAAATTAGAGAAGTATTTAGAACATCGGGTTTTGGATTCTCCAAGAGCCACACAGGAAGGATGA
- a CDS encoding NYN domain-containing protein: MLKDILIVDGYNVIFAWTHLKKLAHESLEHARMELRDRLLNYGKFKGYEVILVFDGKYTKSGGSVEAITSGFLEVYTEDGETADSFIEREVFLRKGKYTNVYVVTSDGAEQNQILGSGGLRIPARELQNMIRMAKEEERLQYAHEHRRDQFSLRRNEVGGLLSPEVAEKLEKLRRGH, translated from the coding sequence ATGTTAAAAGATATCTTAATTGTAGATGGATATAATGTGATATTCGCCTGGACTCATCTAAAGAAATTGGCTCATGAGTCATTAGAACATGCCCGTATGGAGCTTAGAGATAGATTGTTAAACTACGGAAAATTCAAGGGATACGAAGTTATCCTTGTGTTTGATGGTAAATATACAAAGTCTGGCGGTTCTGTAGAGGCTATTACGAGCGGATTTCTTGAAGTCTATACTGAGGATGGAGAGACGGCGGATTCCTTTATTGAACGAGAGGTATTTTTGCGGAAAGGCAAATATACCAATGTATATGTTGTAACCTCTGATGGAGCTGAACAAAATCAAATTCTCGGATCTGGTGGTTTACGGATTCCAGCTCGAGAATTACAAAATATGATTCGCATGGCTAAGGAAGAGGAACGACTACAATACGCTCATGAACATAGACGAGATCAATTTAGCTTGCGACGTAATGAAGTAGGAGGTTTATTATCTCCTGAAGTAGCTGAAAAGCTAGAGAAGTTACGCCGTGGCCATTGA